A stretch of DNA from Oncorhynchus keta strain PuntledgeMale-10-30-2019 chromosome 17, Oket_V2, whole genome shotgun sequence:
ATGAATAGTCACCATGGAATGGAACAATTGAATAATTTATGGTTGCGTCAACTGGTCCTGTTGAATGGATATTCATCTAACAATTTGTGTGGTTTTACTTTTAAGCCTTGAACCTTGAAGTGACAGTGGACTGTTTTATTTTGTGTGTTTCAGAGTCAGGAGGCATGTGGTTGTTTGACGTTGCAGCACCACATGTTGGAGCCGGTACAGAGAGTTCCCCGTTACGAGATGCTGCTCAAAGACTACCTGAAGAAACTGCCTCAGGATGACCCCGACCACCGAGACGCAGAGAGTGAGTACACTGGAGTGCTTTTACTAGTCATAATCTGAACACTATAGAGCAGGAGTACATAGAATTTGACAAGGCTTTCTTGTGATTATAATCATGTAATTACTtcacacacatttaaaaaaaagtgaaaCCTCCAGTGCCAAGTAGAAACATTTGCCTTACATTGAAAACACACAAAACTGTTTATAGTTATACAACATTTTTATTACACCATTCATAAGGTAAATGTTCATCATTCCTTCTTTCCATGTTCCTCAGAGTCATTGAACATCATCGCCATGGCAGCCACACACTCCAACAGTGCCATACGAAAATCTGTGAGTATCTGCAGCACACCACTCTTAAAATCTTAAATAAAATCTGGACCTGTATTCAAAAAgtttctcagagtaggagtgctaatCTAGGATAAATTATGCCTCTATGATTTTTATGAATAAGACAATatggacaggggggacctgatcctagatcagcatttcTACTCATTTGCTTTTTGGCTAGTGCTTGAACCCAACCAAGATTTTTTAATACAACTAAAACCCCTTCCCTGCTCAGGAGAATCTGAAGAAGCTGCTGGAGATCTATGAGATGTTAGGGGAGGAAGAGGATATCGTCAACGCCTCCAATGAGTTCATCAAGGAGGGACACATCCTGAAGCTGGCTGCCAGGAACACCTCGGCTATGGAGAGATACCTCTTCCTGGTGAGAAATCCACACACACATTTCACTTTCTCTGTACTCAACCAAGTCTGGAGCAATATATTAGCAAAACAAGCATTAATCATGGGTCTTTCTTTGTTCCCCGTCAGTTCAACAACATGCTGTTGTACTGCGTGCCCAAGTTCAGCCTGGGAGGGCCCAAGTACACAGTACGCACCCGCATCGGCATCGAGGGCATGAAGGTTCTAGGGACCACCAACGAGGACTACCCCCACACCTTCCAGGTGTCTGGCAAGGAGAGGACCCTGGAGCTGCAGGCCAGGTAAGCTGTTACATCCACCCTTAATACACCCTATAGAGCCATACAtccaggtaactgccaaaataaaggaaacaccaacataacaagcgtcttaatagggcgttgagCCACCACAAGCCACCAGAACAACTTCACGGCACCTtggtatagattctacaagtgtctggaactctattggaaggATGCGACAATTTTTCCACAATAAATTCTATAATTGGTGATTTGTTGATGGAAAATGCTGTTTCAGGCACCACTCCAGAAGTGTTCAATTGTgttgatctggtgactgagacacacacggTATATTGaaacccctctttcaaagtcactgatcTCTTCTTCTGGCCATAGTAGGCGACTGGGTGTTAATCAAGCATGttcattgcttaattaactcagggaccacacctgtgtggaaccACATGCTtttaatatactttgtatccctcatttactcaagtgttatTTTGGTAGTTAGCTGTAGATAACAGCCCTAAGTTTACTACACCCTATagccaaatgtatttaaaaaaaaacatttgttgcCATGATTCTCAAAAGAACGGTTAACTGTATACTACAGTCCCACACCCTATTGCTAACTATTTCCACCTTGCACAGCCAGAACAGGacggccacccctcagagcctggttcctgccTTGTTAGGGAGTttcctgcattgcttgctctctggggttttaggctggatttctgtataaGCATTTTGTAACAACTGCTGTtgtaaaaagggctttctaaGTACATTTGATTGACTATGGATAACCAACCAAATTCTTATGAGAATTTGACCACATCCTTCGACTAATCCTATGGGGGTTTAGTGTATGATAAGTACACTACTACAGTTCATCATAGTCCCGtgtgactcagttggtagagcatggtgcttgtgggttcgattcttatgggggaccagtacaaaaaaagtatgaaaatgaaTGCACCCACTGCTGTAgtttgctctggataagagtgtctgataaatgacgtaaatgtaaatgataaacAGTAGTGTAACATTCcatacagatataggatcttcaTTTGCACCGCAGGAACTGCAGATGAGCTTTGTGATGTACATACATTTACTGAAAACCCACACGGTTATATTAGCATtacacttttcatgtagcctacttttggccagctaatagcctaaccatgTTTTTCATTTTTCAGCTCTGAACAAGACAAGGACAATTGGATAAAGGTACATAATCACGTTCTTATTGATTTACACTTATTTCCTGTATGTTCAGCAGATTTGGGTGTGTATTTCTGACCATGTTTCTGTCTGTatatgtgtttctgtctgtgtatgCGTTTCTGTCTGTatatgtgtttctgtctgtgtatgtgttactgtctgtgtatgtgtttctgtctgtgtatgtgtttctgtctgtgtatgtgtttctgtctgtgtatgtgtttctgtctgtgtatgtgtttctgtctgtgtatgtgtttgtctgtatgtgttactgtctgtgtatgtgtttctgtctgtgtatgtgtttgtctgtatatgtgttactgtctgtatatgtgttactgtctgtgtatgtgtttctgtctgtgtatgtgtttctgtctgtgtatgtgtttgtctgtatatgtgttactgtctgtgtatgtgttactgtctgtatgtgtttctgtctgtgtatgtgtttgtctgtatatgtgtttctgtctgtgtatgtgtttctgtctgtgtatgtgtttctgtctgtgtatgtgtttgtctgtatatgtgtttctgtctgtgtatgtgtttctgtctgtgtatgtgtttctgtctgtgtatgtgtttctgtctgtatatgtgtttctgtctgtatatgtgtttctgtctgtgtatgtgtttctgtctgtgtatgtgtttctgtctgtgtatgtgtttctgtctgtgtatgtgtttgtctgtatatgtgtttctgtctgtgtatgtgtttctgtctgtgtatgtgtttctgtctgtgtatgtgtttctgtctgtgtatgtgtttctgtctgtgtatgtgtttctgtctgtgtatgtgcgGCCTACAGGCTTTTCAGAAGACCATTGAGATCTTCCATCAGAAGAATGAGACGTTCAAGTCAGCCTCCAAAGACGTGTTGGTGAGTGTCATCACGGTGAACATGACCCCTGACTCTTCTTGTGCACTGTATGTGTCAAAGACCCTCCTGTGTCTGAGCTACGTGCGTCGGTGTGTATTGTTCTCTAGACGGCAGAGCTGGGGAAACGTGCCCCTCGCTGGATACGGGACAATGAGGTGACAATGTGTATGAAGTGTAAAGAGTCCTTCAATGCTCTGACACGACGGAGACACCATTGTCGAGCCTGTGGCTATGTGAGTGAAACGTCCGCTCGACACcatgttctccctccctctaacccaGCACCCATTATAACATGTTAATACTATTTGTGATGCTCAACCCATTTGACTGTTGGCTGTTTGGCTAGTTTACACTGTGTTGTTCGTTCAATGCACAATGTCTAACACTGATGTCTTCTGTTCCTGTATCAGGTTGTGTGTTGGAAGTGCTCAGACAACAAGGTGGCCCTGGAGTACGACAGCAACAAGATCAACAAGGTCTGTAAGGACTGCTACTCCATCCTGACTGGAGAGGAAAAGGCCGAGGGCAAGAAGAAGGGTATTCTGGAggtgagggacacacacacacacacctgcatcgGCATGTCTTCTGTGTCTAAACAGCACTCCTCTGTCCCCAGATTGAGGCGGCCCAGTTCTCCGGCAGCAGCATCATGTGTGGCTTCCTGCAGTACTGTGAGAAGAACAAGCCCTGGGGGAAGGTGTGGTGCCTAATCCCAGAGAAGGAGGCATTAGTTCTCTACCTCTACGGAGCGCCACAGGTCAGTCAAGCACCATGTGGACGGCTCATAATAGTGGCTGGAACGGCATAACACCATGTTGTTTGATGTATtggataccattccactcattacgctccagccattaccacgagcccatcctccccaattaaggtgccaccaacctcctgtgatgtgtACATCACCCTGTGATCTGATTAGCTgaataggagaaactcctctCCCGAGTTCCGATATAAATGATCTCTCTACCTTtgcatctccccctcctctcaggatgTGAAGGCCCAGTCCACTATCCCTCTGCTGGGTTACTCTGTGGAAGACAGCCCCCGGCCTGCCGACCTTCCAGCCAGCTTCCGTTTGTCACAGTCCAAATCAGTCCACAGCTTCGCGGCCGAGAGCGACGAGCTGAAACAGCGCTGGCTCAAGGTGATCCGGGTGGCCGTGACTGGGGAGGTGCCCGAGTGCCCCCCTCCCAACGATGCCACGGGCACCATGGCCATAGATGGCGCCCAGGAGACGACCTCAGACAGCTGAAGATTGCCAGAGACCTATGTGCATTATGCACACACCACTCCCATGCTAccctcatggacacacacagtGTGGAAACTCAGTGCTAGATAAGCTGCCTTCCCTTGCCAATCCAcacctctcttccttccctgaGTGGATTCTACCAATCATAAGCGAGGGCATGATTGGATCTCACAGCTCCAGCAATAGAGCTGTGCATTCCAATCATCATTAGAGTGGAGCAAGGAGGAGGGGACCTCAGGACGGTCACTGCttcactcagacagacaggcactaTTCAGGACAACCTGCCTGGGGCATCTTGTACACTGAGGACACTAAGGTCCTCAGGCTTTACTGGGGATGCCTGCAGGCCCAACAGATATCCTCCAGCTTCATAGACATGAGTCTAATGATGTGAATCAAGAGACTGGCTGTCAGGATTGGGGTCAATTCcagaagtacactgaaattccaattgGGAATATTTGGAATTGGACGAACCCTGGTCGGTACATTGCATCAGCCCATGTACATATGTATTACTCAGTTTTCCCTGACAGGGGCAAATGCATTTTTATGTACAGAGAAGCAATGCTCTCCATATGTTTTGATATCTGAGATGTTGATCCTGTACAATGTGTACATCGAAGTATTTGCAGTGTTTAtgctttttttacattttatttttttacttcgaGACATGGGTGAACAGTGTTTCAAACTAAAAAGGGTCCTTGGACAGTATCACTAGGAAAGTTATCAGTCCACACTTCTCCAATCATGTAGTTTCACATCACAGTTGCCAGGAGCCATGTTCTACTGGCAAGAATAGAATGAGTTCCTCTAGAGCCTGGGTCAATGTCCCAGAAAGACTTCAGCAATCGAGAGGATCACTCTACACTTTAATTGCTGTAAGTAAccccataagcaaacaggaaatgaTGCAGAAGTATTCACCCATCCAGAACAGGCTTCAATTCAAACAGGCTGAGGGATTGCCTCTCCAGCCAGGCTAGGCATTCGGGGTACTCTGCCTCACTCATTCTAAGCTGGATCAACCTTCCTCGCTTGGAATCCAAGAGAGTCACAAAGTAACCTCTTTAAGCAACCACATCCCGGTCACAATAATGTATTGAAAAGTGTACTACTCCTGTGATCATTAGAGGGGCCTTTCTACTCTAATGCTGTATAGTATGAATgaagacagacatacacacacccataggGCAGTATTGAGGATGAGAATGAATAGTTGTACAGCTGTAGTTACCTAGCCCCACAGCCCTTTTGTAGACATGTATATATCGGAATATAGAATATACGGTGGGGTTTTCTATGTAACTGACCCATAGGGATGACAGACTACCACTGACCCAGATCCTGTCTTCTACATAGGGACTCGAAGCGGCACAGAGGTAAACATTATGACCAGGTGGGGAaagaaatgtaaatgttttaaataCTGTACTTAATTTTATTTAAAAAGTAATTTATCAAATATGCACATGATGATTTAAAATAATTAGCACAAAAGTAATATCCCTCAAATTTCCATGTGTTCTGTCTGACACAGCCAAGCCAGGTAGACTAACAGATTCACTAAGGTTTTTTGTCTTGTCCCTCAATGAAAACCATAGATAGCTGTCCCTCAATCTCTAGTAAGGTGtcactctctccatcctgtgATTGCAGAATCCTTTGTATAGAATGGAAGCGGGTAATGTGCCTATAACCTCTGTTCATAGGTTCTACTGTTCCAATCCTCTATTCATGGTCTGGGTGTGACATGGCCTCACTGCACCTCTCCAATCGCAGTTCTGATACAGACAATGCAGAAGAGCACAACAATCCTGTCTTATGAGATCTGAACGTAAAACCAGGTTTTGGACGTTTGTCCACTCTCCCGATCCCCCTCCCCAAGGTTTGAGAATCTACGCACTTTACGGTCTTAATATAAAGTGTACCTTGTAAGAAAATAAAGTAAGTTTAAGTATTATGGAAGTGTGTCACTGGTTGCTTTGTGAACCAATTCTACTTTCACTACTGGG
This window harbors:
- the LOC118396039 gene encoding FYVE, RhoGEF and PH domain-containing protein 4-like isoform X3 — translated: MEEGGGGAVTGKSREKPSKVLDLINHFEENSQSETKREGSPLKQLSKSPLCSPAHWCYQRQCERKQQDNNLGSVPGTPQDAHKPAANGVLAQMDRDRDRESGSPLRTDTALVNGDMGDRSTEQSGDNSPETETHTETETHTETETHPETETHPETETHPETETHPETETHTETETHTETETHTETETHTETETHTETETHTETETHTETETHTEEDSEPTGDPQPEQRKEEAIVEQKVPETNEQKLHKIANELLKTERAYVTRLNLLDQVFCAKLMEEALKGTFPVDVVKNIFSNISSINTFHSQFLLPDLEKRMGEWESTPRLGDILQKLTPFLKMYAEYVKNFDKAMELLKQWTDRSPQFKAIIQDIQSQEACGCLTLQHHMLEPVQRVPRYEMLLKDYLKKLPQDDPDHRDAEKSLNIIAMAATHSNSAIRKSENLKKLLEIYEMLGEEEDIVNASNEFIKEGHILKLAARNTSAMERYLFLFNNMLLYCVPKFSLGGPKYTVRTRIGIEGMKVLGTTNEDYPHTFQVSGKERTLELQASSEQDKDNWIKAFQKTIEIFHQKNETFKSASKDVLTAELGKRAPRWIRDNEVTMCMKCKESFNALTRRRHHCRACGYVVCWKCSDNKVALEYDSNKINKVCKDCYSILTGEEKAEGKKKGILEIEAAQFSGSSIMCGFLQYCEKNKPWGKVWCLIPEKEALVLYLYGAPQDVKAQSTIPLLGYSVEDSPRPADLPASFRLSQSKSVHSFAAESDELKQRWLKVIRVAVTGEVPECPPPNDATGTMAIDGAQETTSDS